ACCGTCTCATCCTGGCCATCGGCACCGGGCCCGGTCTCGTGCTCATCCTGCGCTGGTACTGGTGGCGAATCAACGCGTGGGCGGAGCTGGCCTCCATGGTCGCGGGCTTCATCGTCGGCTTCCTCACCTCCGTGGAGAACCCGATCTACTCGCTCGTCATCGACGACTTCGGACTCCGCCTGATGGTTACCGCCGGAATCACCCTGCTGATCTGGGTGCCCGTCATGCTGCTGACGAAGCCGGAGAACGATGAGAAGCTGGACGCGTTCTATACGCGCGTCCGCCCCGGCGGCCCCGGCTGGGCACGTCAGCGTGAGCGCACCGGCATCGCACCCGCACAGGACCTCGCCTCCGACATCCAGCGTGTACTCGCCGGCGTGCTGATCCTCTTCGGCGCGATGTTCGCCGTGGGCGGCGTCCTGCTGCTGCGCTGGGGCACGGCGATCATGATGACGATCATGCTGGTGGTGGGGCTGGTCTGGCTGAAGAAGCTCGGTGCAACGCAGATCGCGCCGCCGACCGCCGAGGCGCCGACGCATCCGTCGTGAGGGTTATTTCTACCACGGAGCGCACCGAGAGCACTGAGAACGGACCGACGTGGCGTGACATCCGGAAAGATGGGGAACAACAGCGGTCGCGCTGCTGTTGGCACTGACAGAACTGCGCGCGTCCAACACGCGAGGAGCGATTCGCAAATGAGATTCGAGATGGATTCCGGCGCGTCCCTCCTTCCGGCAATGATGTCTGTGCGCTCCGTGTTCTCTGTGGTGAATTCTGTACTCGCATGCGTGCTGGTCGCTGCGCTGGCCGCATGCGCATCAGCCCCAACCACGCGTCCCGGTGCCGGCGAGCTACCTGGAACGCCTGACACGGTCGCGGGCGAACGCGTCAATGCGCTGCCCCCGGTCCCTGTCGTCGACGGCGCGCTCGCGCTCGACGTCGTCTATCCCGTCGAAGGCCAGACTGTCGCAACCGACTCCACCTTCGTCTTCGGCAGCACCGGCAGCGGCCGGACACGCCTCACGATCAACGGTACCGCCGTCGATGTCGCACCGAACGGCGCTTTTCTCGCGTTTCTCCCGGTCCCGCGCGAGGGGGTCTACCGCCTTGAGGCGCTGAAGGACGGGGCGACCGCGAGCCTGCAGCTCAGCGTGCAGGTGCCGCAGCCGGACGTGCGCACCGGCGGTGCAGCGATCGTTGCGGGGAGCACGTATCCGGGCGGCGCCTGGGCAGTACAGCCGGACCAGGCGATCGAGGTCGGGTTCCGGGGGACACGCGGCGGGCATGCGTGGCTGGTGCTTCCGGGCGGGGCGCGCGTGGCGCTGCACGAGGTGACCGGAACGCGCGACAGCGGCGATCGCAACTTTGTCGCCGATCCTGCCGCGGGCACGCTGCAGGCCGCGCCGTGGTCGCGCTACGAGGGCGTGCTCGTGCCGCGACCTCTGGCGAGCGGCGACACCAGCATCGCACAGCCGCTCATCGGCGGCGTGGGCGCGCGTGCGGGGCAGGGTGTCGTGGAGCCTGATGCCGGGCAGGCGCCGGACGTGGCGCGTGCTGCGGTGCTCGGCGAGCCCGTCGCGGGCGCACCGGCGGTCGCGGCTGCGCCGGCAGCCAACGACGTCGCAGGTGATGCGTACTTCGAGCTGATCGTTGGCGCCGACACGGTGCGCTCACCGCTTCGGCTGAACCTGCGAGTGCTGGATCCCGTGATGCCGCGCGTCGCGGTGGCGAGCGGCCCGCTCGAGGCGGGCCCGGACTGGGAGGTCCGCGGGCGGCCGCACACGTCGGGGCCGTTCCACTGGTTCTGGCCGCACGGCACGCGCCTGCAGATCGTCGAGCAGCGCGGTGACATGCTGCGCGCGCGGCTGACGGAGACGCTTTCCGCATGGGTGCCGGCAGCTGACGTGCGGCTGCTGCCTGCGGGCACGCCAGCGCCGTTCGCGACGATCGGTGGCGTGCGGATGGTGCACCGCCACGACGCGATCGACGTGCACGTCCCGATGGCGGAGGCCCTGCCGTTCCGGGTGGACGAGTCCGACCACACGCTCACGATCGACGTGTACGGCGCGACCAGCACGTCGAACTTCTTCCAGTACGGACAGCTAGATCCGCTGATCCGGCGTGCCGAGTGGAGCCAGCCGGACGACGACATCTACCGCATCACGCTGCACCTGGCGCAGCCTGTGTGGGGGTACGAGTCGTACCGCGCGTCCAATGGCGACCTGGTCGTGCGCGTGCGACGTCCGCCGCCGATCGATCCGGACCGGCCGCTGCGCGGCCTGCGCATCGCGGTGGACGCCGGTCATCCGCCGGCGGGCGCGACCGGCCCGACGCGGCTGAAGGAGGCGGACGCGAACCTGTGGATCGCGCAGGCACTGCGGCCGATGCTCGAGCAGGCGGGCGCGCACGTCATCATGATCCGCCCGGACACGGCGGCCGTGGCTCTGGGCGCCCGTCCGCAGATGGCCGCCGACTCCAACGCGCACGTGCTCGTGTCGATTCACAACAATGCGTTCCCGGACGGCGTCAACCCCTTCGAGAACAACGGCACCAGCGTCTACTACTTCCATCCACGCTCTGCACAGCTCGCACAGCACGTGCAGCGCGAATTGCTGGATGAGCTGCGGCTGCGCGACATCGGGATCGGCCGCGCCGACCTCGCCCTTGTCCGGCCGACATGGATGCCTGCGGTGCTCAGCGAGACGATGTTTCTGATGATCCCGCAACAGGAGGCTGCATTGCGGAACCCGGACGTGCATCGTCGCATTGCCGAAGCGCACCTGCGCGCGCTCGAGTCGTTCCTGCGCGAACGGGCCGTCGCGCAGTAGCAGCCGAGCCATGCTGCGGTTGCGACGAGCCGCGCTTGCTGCACTGAGCTGCTGTGCGCTCTCCCTGGCCGGAGGCGCACCCGCGGTGGCGCAGGTGGATCCCGGCGCCACGTACCGCACGCTCACGACGTCGCACTTTCGCGTCACGTACCAGGACGGCCTCGAAGCACTGGCGCGGCATGCCG
Above is a genomic segment from Longimicrobiales bacterium containing:
- a CDS encoding N-acetylmuramoyl-L-alanine amidase; translated protein: MVNSVLACVLVAALAACASAPTTRPGAGELPGTPDTVAGERVNALPPVPVVDGALALDVVYPVEGQTVATDSTFVFGSTGSGRTRLTINGTAVDVAPNGAFLAFLPVPREGVYRLEALKDGATASLQLSVQVPQPDVRTGGAAIVAGSTYPGGAWAVQPDQAIEVGFRGTRGGHAWLVLPGGARVALHEVTGTRDSGDRNFVADPAAGTLQAAPWSRYEGVLVPRPLASGDTSIAQPLIGGVGARAGQGVVEPDAGQAPDVARAAVLGEPVAGAPAVAAAPAANDVAGDAYFELIVGADTVRSPLRLNLRVLDPVMPRVAVASGPLEAGPDWEVRGRPHTSGPFHWFWPHGTRLQIVEQRGDMLRARLTETLSAWVPAADVRLLPAGTPAPFATIGGVRMVHRHDAIDVHVPMAEALPFRVDESDHTLTIDVYGATSTSNFFQYGQLDPLIRRAEWSQPDDDIYRITLHLAQPVWGYESYRASNGDLVVRVRRPPPIDPDRPLRGLRIAVDAGHPPAGATGPTRLKEADANLWIAQALRPMLEQAGAHVIMIRPDTAAVALGARPQMAADSNAHVLVSIHNNAFPDGVNPFENNGTSVYYFHPRSAQLAQHVQRELLDELRLRDIGIGRADLALVRPTWMPAVLSETMFLMIPQQEAALRNPDVHRRIAEAHLRALESFLRERAVAQ